A window of Longimicrobium sp. genomic DNA:
CCGGCTACGTGCACCGCGACGCCACCGTGCAGGAGCTGGTGGGCGTTCTCGAGGGCGCCGTGCGCGGCGAGCTGGTGTGCCCGCCGCGCATCGCGGCGGCGCTGGTCGAGCGGCTGGCCACCCTCTCGCGCGAGCGGCACGCGCCGGCGGGCACGGAGCTGCTCACCCAGCGCGAGGCCGAGATCGCGCACCTGCTGGCGGCCGGGCTCTCCAACAAGCAGATCGCCGTGCGCCTGTCGATCGGCCTGGCGACGGTGAAGAACCACGTGCACAGCGTGCTGCGCAAGCTGGGCGCGCGCACCCGCGGCGAGGCGGCCGCGCACCTGGCCGCGTCCGCGCGCCCCGGCGGGAGCTGGTGACGGGCCCGCGGTGTCGCGGCTCCTTCATCCCACATCACCGAGCATCGCTGGGTTCCGGCGAATCGGACTCATACCACCTTGCAGAGCATCGTTCGGGAATAGGTCCTGAAAGGCCTCACACAGAGAAACAGAGAA
This region includes:
- a CDS encoding response regulator transcription factor, with the translated sequence MSSSIQVLIAAEVRLYREGLALSLERREHVRVLGCTGDFAATLAAARELRPDVVLLDRAMIDAPARVQPLLALSPAPRVVALAIHETGSEVIECAEAGFAGYVHRDATVQELVGVLEGAVRGELVCPPRIAAALVERLATLSRERHAPAGTELLTQREAEIAHLLAAGLSNKQIAVRLSIGLATVKNHVHSVLRKLGARTRGEAAAHLAASARPGGSW